Proteins from a single region of Primulina tabacum isolate GXHZ01 chromosome 5, ASM2559414v2, whole genome shotgun sequence:
- the LOC142544470 gene encoding putative late blight resistance protein homolog R1C-3 — translation MAYAALVSLLQTSERILEFDPYFLTCTRNNFDSFKESITSLISFLDDCSPICTRATNDLITKIRDAAYEAEDVLESLIATHFLHKYGSDRHERFEKFPRSMEEVIKNIESVAKKAKKIQQDGSGLHERAIYTIAGLSGPASRGSKSMVALDNDLETRILEQLVGGRSALDIVPIVGMGGVGKTTLASILFNSQLIKETFDIRGWVTISQTYNAQEIVLAILKDIGVPCLDGQRNGEQRLYQSLYGRKYLIVLDDVWSTQALDDIKKSSPENDNNSRIILTTRQSKVATYANSCRSYHDMKLLDDDSSWRLLCKEIFLHNDCPPDLVEIGKLMAIRCRDLPLAISVIAGHLRKESMSKEYWKYVAENLNSVLKTADDLILEILSLSYDYLPHHLKACFLYIGFFLRHFVGIPVATVIKLWVAEGFVKPSGSNCVEVLAMEYLKDLIDRNLIFVHQHNSREAPKYCGMHDLLKDVCTQKEKFLCVMNSPETFFIEESKNQRRLIINQRKVSLRRDSDDPNYLCDIIRAMPLIRSFVHDACVSTSFVRLISGLLKVLSVNGIDTNC, via the coding sequence ATGGCGTATGCTGCTCTTGTGTCTCTATTGCAAACTTCGGAGCggattcttgaatttgatccatACTTCCTCACTTGTACTAGGAATAATTTCGACTCTTTTAAAGAGAGTATTACTTCCCTGATATCTTTTCTTGATGATTGCTCGCCTATTTGCACCCGAGCAACCAATGACTTGATAACAAAGATCAGAGATGCAGCTTATGAAGCAGAAGACGTCCTCGAATCTCTCATCGCCACTCACTTTCTGCACAAGTATGGTAGTGATAGGCATGAGAGATTCGAAAAATTCCCCCGAAGCATGGAAGAAGTGATAAAGAATATCGAATCCGTTGCAAAAAAAGCGAAGAAGATTCAGCAGGATGGAAGTGGCTTGCACGAGCGGGCGATTTATACCATTGCTGGTTTGTCGGGGCCAGCTTCGAGGGGCAGTAAATCCATGGTGGCATTAGACAATGATCTGGAGACAAGGATACTGGAACAACTAGTAGGAGGACGATCGGCGCTTGACATCGTACCGATAGTCGGTATGGGTGGCGTTGGTAAGACAACTCTCGCTTCCATCTTGTTTAATAGTCAGCTGATCAAGGAAACTTTTGACATTCGTGGGTGGGTCACAATATCTCAAACGTATAATGCCCAAGAAATAGTTTTAGCCATTCTAAAAGACATTGGAGTACCCTGCTTGGATGGGCAAAGGAACGGTGAGCAGCGTCTATATCAAAGTTTATATGGTAGAAAGTATTTAATTGTATTGGATGATGTTTGGAGTACACAGGCATTGGATGATATAAAGAAGTCTTCTCCAGAAAATGATAATAATAGTCGAATCATTTTAACGACCAGGCAATCGAAAGTGGCCACATATGCCAACTCTTGTCGCTCTTATCATGATATGAAACTTTTAGATGACGATTCGAGTTGGCGTCTACTTTGTAAGGAGATATTTTTGCATAACGATTGCCCGCCTGATCTGGTTGAAATTGGAAAGCTGATGGCAATACGTTGCCGAGATCTTCCTTTAGCAATATCTGTTATCGCAGGACATCTCAGAAAGGAGAGCATGAGTAAAGAATACTGGAAATATGTTGCCGAAAACTTGAACTCGGTCTTGAAGACTGCCGATGATCTAATCTTAGAGATATTATCTTTAAGTTATGATTACTTGCCCCATCATTTGAAAGCATGTTTTCTTTATATCGGCTTTTTTCTGCGACATTTTGTTGGCATACCAGTAGCTACTGTGATCAAGCTATGGGTTGCTGAGGGATTTGTGAAACCAAGTGGGTCTAATTGTGTTGAGGTGCTTGCAATGGAGTACTTGAAAGATCTTATTGATAGAAATCTGATCTTCGTCCACCAACATAATTCACGAGAGGCCCCAAAGTATTGTGGAATGCATGATCTTTTGAAGGATGTATGCACTCAGAAAGAAAAGTTTCTTTGCGTCATGAATAGCCCGGAGACCTTTTTTATTGAAGAATCAAAAAACCAACGAcgattaattattaatcaaagaAAAGTTTCTTTGCGTCGTGATTCGGACGATCCAAATTATCTTTGTGATATTATTAGAGCAATGCCACTTATCCGTTCTTTTGTCCATGATGCTTGTGTTTCTACGTCATTCGTTAGATTAATCTCAGGATTGCTCAAGGTATTGTCTGTCAATGGGATAGATAccaattgttag